A DNA window from Trypanosoma brucei brucei TREU927 chromosome 10, whole genome shotgun sequence contains the following coding sequences:
- a CDS encoding receptor-type adenylate cyclase GRESAG 4, putative, giving the protein MKAPALLLFLLSACAASPPTREAGGVQVTVTIVSLMYSKNWPAEYINAVNAGFNASLAARNWVVAPGVNVSVVPPPSYDTPAYQHLEKYLENVKDDNSSMVVVLGPMGEESSFASYDTLKKHGLVGFAPMTGAAGFETYLPHLYFLRPGFTGELIALIRYAVTYLRVLRLGFTYLEGMMGGTTTYENAVDFLSRMGYTFCCIFTVHGTAERRTVTGREFDVAWNEFAGKLPQAVIVVATVNDEIKNFVKNLVADPRTADAYLLAPSLMQKSIVTVWKEALEAANATFVPRRVIQTGTNPLANDTDSRAISRFQGEMRDYLTAYGEWAGVDDAECFLKDDAEGELMVAGWLAGEVLSQALRSHGWMNNRTAFMESLYEQRRYVVDNIVIGDFGGSCEDNSTDSGAICQCNRGGRKVYMKEIAEGYRLRPLVGGYIVQSQLECNSDPAILQPPLSGLAILINDRQELTRAVKQFKIGTSAVSADGEDDDVDRLVIQVFDTKAHTAFDDLKALQQRKILTALFGVVTESLLELSNVTFIDPMVPTPHLNTFNRNVIRLSPTLEQQLYVHATYLSSIRAVNVHCIVRSNEAARIIDVLRKTLITFGLNLSSTKVLEARTTIRGNLPTRGSVFLIGLVGTDIAAIEEHLRTHERTLIFVQYSDIALLYNEFVQTFNNTHTAERLVFATSLPHWADANTTSETVRRFQDVISDVALRTPLSLLGFATGRLMQRNLQRMPKVTPELLSDLFFEETVITVDDMRYGPFRHYDCVINDVVTEDNCITNFGAADISVWSMARALRPHEPVLQEAMFPSMKYNVPNGNALTPAQLAGVIGGTSAALFLLLGLGVLLYFVLRDGRDNDNAPKEPTDPVTLIFTDVESSTALWAAHPELMPEAVAAHHSMIRSLISRHGCYEVKTVGDSFMIACKSPTTAVKLVLDLQVMFMQYDWGSSVFDDSYREFELRKADDVDGYAPPTALLDSATYGQYWNGLRVRVGVHTGLCDIRHDEVTKGYDYYGQVPNLAARTENVTNGGQVLLTHAMYLALSTAEREEFDVTPLGEVPLRGVPEPVVMYQLNAVPGRSFSALRLDRVIDVLEEGGDGTGTSGSDRASTVIELSESAQAIASSLLSLLGTLTPAQRHRTLMLFCERWRVALPRSLGAVWDDDGCREVIRRVAAKVGHVVDFHSLGTSERSSSTLSSASVIIIPNRTTDFDKF; this is encoded by the coding sequence ATGAAAGCACCAgccttgctgttgtttttactgTCAGCATGTGCCGCATCGCCGCCGACGAGGGAAGCCGGGGGTGTACAAGTAACCGTGACAATTGTGTCTCTGATGTACAGTAAAAACTGGCCTGCTGAGTACATCAACGCTGTCAATGCTGGTTTTAACGCATCCCTGGCCGCGCGGAACTGGGTGGTAGCGCCTGGGGTTAATGTTTCGGTAGTTCCACCCCCGTCGTACGACACCCCAGCATATCAGCACCTGGAGAAGTACTTAGAAAATGTAAAGGACGATAACAGCAGTATGGTGGTTGTGTTGGGTCCCATGGGCGAAGAGAGCAGCTTTGCCTCGTATGATACCCTGAAGAAACACGGTCTTGTCGGATTCGCTCCTATGACTGGGGCTGCGGGTTTTGAGACTTACCTTCCACACCTCTATTTTCTTCGCCCTGGTTTTACGGGTGAACTCATAGCCCTTATCCGTTATGCCGTGACTTACCTGCGCGTTCTCCGGTTGGGGTTTACCTACCTTGAAGGTATGATGGGGGGTACTACCACATACGAGAATGCTGTGGACTTTTTGTCACGCATGGGATACacgttttgttgtattttcacAGTGCACGGGACAGCCGAAAGGCGGACGGTAACAGGTAGGGAGTTCGATGTGGCATGGAACGAGTTTGCCGGGAAACTTCCACAggctgttattgttgttgctactGTAAATGATGAAATAAAGAATTTTGTCAAGAACCTTGTGGCTGATCCACGCACCGCGGATGCGTACCTGTTGGCTCCCTCACTAATGCAGAAGTCGATCGTGACAGTATGGAAGGAGGCATTGGAAGCTGCAAATGCCACTTTTGTCCCTCGTCGCGTAATCCAGACAGGCACCAACCCACTTGCCAACGACACAGACAGTCGTGCCATTAGTCGCTTTCAAGGTGAGATGCGGGATTATCTTACGGCATATGGGGAATGGGCCGGTGTCGACGACGCAGAGTGCTTCCTCAAGGACGACGCAGAGGGAGAACTGATGGTTGCTGGTTGGCTCGCTGGAGAGGTGCTATCGCAAGCTCTACGGAGCCATGGATGGATGAACAATCGCACAGCTTTCATGGAGTCGCTCTACGAGCAACGCCGTTACGTCGTTGACAACATCGTTATTGGTGACTTTGGAGGTAGTTGTGAGGACAATTCTACTGATAGCGGTGCCATCTGCCAGTGCAACCGCGGCGGTAGGAAGGTATACATGAAGGAGATTGCAGAGGGCTACCGACTAAGACCGCTTGTTGGCGGCTACATCGTACAGTCCCAACTGGAGTGTAATAGTGATCCTGCAATCCTGCAGCCGCCGCTCAGCGGACTCGCCATCCTCATAAATGATCGCCAGGAGCTTACGAGGGCTGTGAAACAGTTTAAAATTGGCACGTCTGCCGTATCTGCAGATGGCGAAGACGATGACGTGGACAGGCTTGTCATTCAGGTATTTGACACAAAGGCGCATACCGCTTTCGACGATCTCAAGGCGCTGCAACAGAGGAAAATTTTAACTGCTTTGTTCGGTGTCGTAACTGAGTCGTTGTTAGAACTCTCAAACGTGACATTCATTGACCCAATGGTGCCAACGCCTCATTTAAACACTTTCAACAGGAATGTGATCCGCCTGTCGCCAACATTGGAGCAGCAGCTTTATGTACATGCGACCTACCTGTCTAGCATCCGTGCTGTTAATGTCCACTGTATTGTCAGAAGCAACGAAGCGGCTCGCATCATCGACGTGCTTAGGAAGACGTTGATTACCTTTGGTCTGAATCTCAGTTCCACAAAAGTATTGGAGGCCAGGACCACGATTAGGGGGAATCTACCGACAAGGGGCAGTGTATTTCTCATTGGGCTCGTCGGCACTGACATTGCGGCAATTGAAGAACACCTCCGCACACACGAGAGGACTCTTATATTTGTCCAGTATTCTGACATCGCGTTGCTATACAATGAGTTTGTGCAAACATTTAACAACACTCATACTGCCGAACGTCTTGTGTTCGCAACAAGTTTACCGCACTGGGCAGACGCCAACACGACATCGGAGACTGTGCGACGGTTCCAGGACGTTATATCTGATGTGGCGCTACGGACACCGCTGTCACTGTTGGGTTTTGCCACTGGCAGGTTGATGCAGAGGAACTTGCAGCGTATGCCCAAGGTGACCCCTGAACTCCTGTCCGACCTCTTCTTCGAAGAAACAGTGATCACTGTCGACGACATGCGCTATGGACCATTCAGGCACTACGATTGCGTAATCAACGATGTCGTTACCGAGGATAATTGTATAACAAATTTTGGTGCGGCGGACATCAGTGTGTGGTCGATGGCGCGTGCGCTACGACCACATGAGCCAGTACTGCAGGAAGCGATGTTTCCGTCGATGAAGTATAACGTTCCTAATGGTAACGCCCTCACCCCCGCACAACTTGCTGGCGTAATCGGTGGGACCTCGGCAGCCCTGTTCCTCCTTTTGGGGCTTGGCGTGCTATTGTACTTCGTCCTTCGCGATGGTCGCGACAACGACAACGCGCCCAAGGAACCAACAGACCCGGTGACGCTCATCTTCACCGATGTCGAGAGTAGCACTGCGCTGTGGGCTGCTCACCCCGAACTGATGCCGGAGGCCGTCGCAGCTCACCACAGCATGATCCGCTCGCTGATTTCCCGTCACGGATGCTACGAGGTGAAGACGGTTGGGGATTCGTTCATGATAGCCTGCAAGAGCCCAACAACCGCAGTCAAGCTTGTGCTCGACTTACAGGTGATGTTCATGCAGTACGACTGGGGCTCTTCTGTGTTCGACGATTCGTACCGCGAGTTTGAGTTGCGTAAGGCGGATGATGTCGACGGTTACGCCCCACCAACCGCGCTCCTTGACAGCGCAACGTACGGGCAGTACTGGAACGGGCTGCGAGTGCGAGTTGGTGTGCACACCGGGTTGTGTGATATTAGACatgatgaagtgacgaagggtTACGATTATTACGGGCAGGTTCCCAACCTTGCTGCGCGGACGGAAAATGTGACGAACGGCGGGCAGGTGCTGCTAACGCACGCGATGTACCTTGCACTCAGCACCGCAGAACGTGAGGAATTTGACGTGACCCCATTGGGTGAAGTACCGTTGCGTGGTGTGCCGGAGCCTGTTGTAATGTACCAGCTGAACGCCGTTCCCGGCCGCTCTTTTTCTGCACTTCGTTTGGACCGAGTTATTGACGTGCTGGAGGAAGGCGGGGACGGCACAGGCACTTCTGGTAGCGACCGCGCGTCAACAGTCATCGAGCTGAGTGAATCTGCGCAAGCGATTGCTTCTTCCCTGCTGTCTCTACTGGGGACCCTGACACCCGCACAACGCCACAGGACGCTTATGCTCTTCTGTGAACGCTGGCGCGTCGCACTTCCTCGTAGCTTGGGCGCCGTATGGGACGATGACGGCTGTCGTGAGGTTATACGGCGCGTCGCCGCAAAGGTTGGTCACGTTGTAGATTTTCATTCACTGGGAACGAGTGAGCGCTCGTCAAGCACGTTGTCAAGCGCATCGGTAATTATTATCCCCAATCGGACCACGGATTTTGATAAGTTTTAA